A stretch of the Mycobacterium shigaense genome encodes the following:
- a CDS encoding histidine phosphatase family protein: MQVLLVRHALPLRSEHGQGSDPDLSEEGIAQIARLPEALARFPISRVVSSPQRRAIQTAQPVAAACALAVEVDDRFAEYDRDLPAYIPVEQIRAENPQEWERMAQGHLPSAVDEDAFRARVQAAIDDLVATADPEDTVAVFSHGGVINLLLHQILGTKRLLSFPVDYASVTRLLYSRSGQATVAGVNGVEHVWDLLPRNQRW; this comes from the coding sequence ATGCAAGTGCTGCTGGTCCGCCACGCGCTGCCGCTGCGCAGCGAGCACGGCCAGGGTTCCGATCCGGATCTCTCGGAAGAGGGGATCGCCCAGATCGCGCGGCTGCCCGAGGCGCTGGCCCGGTTCCCGATCTCCCGGGTGGTCAGCAGCCCGCAGCGCCGCGCGATTCAAACCGCGCAGCCGGTCGCCGCGGCCTGCGCACTGGCCGTCGAGGTCGACGACCGGTTCGCCGAATACGACCGCGACCTGCCCGCCTACATCCCGGTCGAGCAGATCCGTGCGGAGAACCCGCAGGAATGGGAGCGCATGGCGCAGGGCCACCTGCCCAGTGCCGTCGACGAGGACGCCTTCCGGGCGCGGGTGCAGGCGGCGATCGACGATCTCGTCGCCACGGCCGATCCCGAGGACACCGTCGCGGTGTTCAGCCACGGCGGCGTGATCAACCTGCTCCTGCACCAGATTCTGGGGACGAAGCGGCTGCTGTCGTTCCCGGTGGACTACGCGTCGGTGACCCGCCTGCTGTATTCCCGCTCGGGTCAGGCGACGGTTGCGGGGGTCAATGGTGTCGAACACGTGTGGGACCTGTTACCGCGCAACCAGCGATGGTAG
- a CDS encoding class I SAM-dependent methyltransferase, whose translation MSQPSVDWDAAYRHEAPPPWSIGQPQPELAALFDHVRSDVLDSGCGHAALALALAERGHTVVGLDASPTAIDAATAEAAERGLTTLTFARADVTDFGGYPTGSESRFATILDSGLLHALPPERRQDYLQSIFRAAAPGAGLYILAFAAGALGHDGPRGFTEPELRQAVSTLWRVDDLRPARVYGNAAALGPDSADVERDNHGHFLAPGFLLSAHKPE comes from the coding sequence ATGAGCCAGCCGAGCGTGGATTGGGACGCCGCCTACCGGCACGAAGCGCCGCCGCCGTGGAGCATCGGCCAGCCTCAACCGGAGCTGGCGGCCCTTTTTGATCACGTCCGTAGCGATGTGCTGGACTCGGGCTGCGGCCATGCCGCGCTGGCCCTGGCACTCGCGGAGCGTGGGCACACCGTCGTCGGCCTGGACGCCAGCCCGACCGCGATCGACGCCGCGACCGCGGAAGCCGCCGAACGAGGGCTGACGACGCTGACGTTCGCGCGGGCCGACGTCACCGACTTCGGTGGCTACCCAACCGGTTCCGAAAGCCGCTTCGCCACGATCCTGGACAGCGGCCTGTTGCACGCACTGCCGCCCGAGCGGCGCCAGGACTACCTGCAGTCGATCTTTCGGGCCGCCGCCCCGGGTGCGGGCCTGTACATCCTGGCCTTCGCGGCGGGCGCGCTAGGCCACGACGGGCCGCGCGGCTTCACTGAACCCGAGTTGCGCCAAGCTGTTTCGACGCTGTGGCGGGTCGACGACCTGCGTCCCGCCCGGGTCTACGGCAACGCAGCCGCGCTCGGTCCCGACAGCGCCGACGTCGAGCGCGACAACCACGGACACTTCCTGGCGCCCGGGTTCCTGCTCAGCGCGCACAAGCCGGAGTAG